The nucleotide window ATTTCTTTTTCGTCTTTTCCTTTTATTTGTTCTTGTATTTCTTCGTTGATTTCTTTTTCGTCTTTTCCTTTTATTTGTTCTTGTATTTCTTCGTTGATTTCTTTTTCATTTTTTCCTTTAATCTGTTCCTTTAACTCTTTTTTAAGTTCTTTTGACATTTTTTGACCACCTGTGGAGGATTCCGTGTTAAATCTTACTGTATACTGAACAATTATATAAAGATTCGCTCGTACCTATTCTTTAAAAAGGTTGGAAATTGGTCATATGTTCTTTTAATATCTCGATATGTTTTAATATTTCTGTTTAATTCAATAAAAAATCTTATAAGCTATTTTTAATTACCATATTGATTATTATAATTAAAATAATTCTCATGGTGTGTATAAAATAAATCAAACAAAATTTAACTTGTATTTTTTAATTTTAAATAATATAAATCAATATTTGAATGATGAGTGTTGATAAACTTTCATGAATGATCATGGCATAACTAACACGATGTAACTTTTACAGTAAATTTGTTTTTAAAGATCCATACATCCACTTAGATTGGAGTGGGTTTAGATGGGATTCACATAGATTGAAATAAGAATTCAGGCGGGATAAACAATTAGACTAATAAAATAGACTTAATAAAAGTAAATTAACAAATTAATGAACAAATAGTAGATTAATGCACAAAAAGTAATTCTTAAATGATTACAAACATAAAAATTGGGAGAATGTGGTTCTAAAATGGTATGGTTCTGAATTTTATTCAATTATTCCTAATTAAAGTCTTTAAACGGGCAAGTCTTTAAACGGGCTGAAAAAGTAGGATGAAAAAAGACTAATTAAATTAACATTTCCCATAAAATGGGGTCCTGTTCTGTATGGCCTTTAAAAAGAGTTCTTCCAGTTCATCATCAGAAGCCCCCTGTCTGAGGGGTTCCATTAGATCCACCAGGTTATCATTCCGTAGTAGGCATGGTTTAAGTTTCCCTTCTGGTGTTATCCTGAGACGGGTGCAGTTTTTACAGAATTCGGTGTTATCCATGGGGCGGACCACCTCAATCTCCCCTCCTTCCAGGAAATATTTCTTCCGATCCTGCATAAAGGTGCGTGTTTTAATATCTGTGGCCTTTTTAGTTAATTCCTCTTCAATAATTCCAATATCATAGTGGTAATCATCAAAGAAATCTTCATCAGGACAGCTTTCGGCCTTTAATAGTTCAATGATCTGGAGTATTGCATTGTTGTCCTTGCAGAACTGGAACATGTCCCAAACTTCTTCATGGTTCAAATCTTTCATCACTACCATGTTCACTTTAACTGGATACAGTCCCACTTCACCTGCTTTTATTATTCCCTTTTTGACCTTTTCAACGTAGTTACTTTTGGTAATAAAACGATAAGTTTCAGGGTTTAAAGTGTCAAAACTCACATTTACTCTATTTAGTCCGGCTTCTTTGAGTTGGGATGCATATTTTTCCAGGTATGTTCCGTTAGTGGTTATAGCAACATCCTTAAATTTTAAAGCTGACACTCTGGATGTGATATCCACTATATCCTTTCTGATTAGTGGTTCCCCTCCAGATAGCCTGATTTTTTTAATCCCAATTTTTTTAGCGATCAAGGCAATTCTTTCGATTTCAGAGGGGGTCATCTCATATTCTTGAGGTATTATGCCATCATGATGACAATAAAAGCAGCGAATGTTACAACGGTTAGTAATGGATATACGGAGGGATATGATCGGCCTCTGGAAATTATCGGTTTTCATAGAGATTTCAACCTTTTTAAATTTCAACCTTTATATTCAATTTTTTAAATTTTAACCCTTAAATTTTTGATTATATGTTGGAATGAATTTTATACGTGTTTGAATTGTTTTTTAGGGGATTAAACCTACTTTTATTAAACATTTTTCTTACCCTCTTCTTATTGAATATCTCCTTCATCAGTTCTGATGGTTAACTCAATGTTTTCACAGGATTTATCAGCTTCACCTGTTTTAAGGGATTCTACCATGCCCATAACACTTTTTTTAATGAAATCCTGCACAAAAGGATTCAGTGGAATGCTCACATCGCCAATGAAAAGTTCTACTTCCTTGAATTTTTTCATTTTGCACATTTTTTCAGATGCATCTCCTCTAATTATGGCTTTAGCCATATCTAAACAGGTTTCAAAGCCACATTCTCCACAATTTGACCCGGGAATAAGGCCGTAGGTTCGTTTTTCTACCTGATCTACCAATTCAACAACATCTTCAGGTTTTATATTGAAAACATCCACATTGGCTAATGTAAAATCATCTTTTGCAGGGGTGGTTGAGATTTTAGGATAATCTACATGTTTAAAACCCTCAATTATGACATAATCTGGTTCATCAATGTTTTTTATGGATTTCAGGATCCTTTCAAGTTCAATTTGTTTGTTTATCAGGAAGAATGTACTTTCCCCTGATCCAACCACCATCTTTGCCCCTGCTTTGCGGTGTTTCCAAGTGTCCTTACCCTCCACATCCAGATCATGGTGGGTGTGTTTGATTGTTGCAACTTGATGGCCTCGTTTAACCAGTTCCTGGACTATCATAGTAACCAAGGTGGTTTTTCCGGTGTTTTTTGTTCCTACAACGGCCAATATCTTCATAATAACGCCCTTTTTTAAATACAGATAAATTTAAACCTTTAAAACCTCACATTATGGTGAGGGCTCTCTACTTCTATGGCTATTATTTGATGGACTATATAAGTGTTCGATTTGTCCAGTGCAATAGGTTGGGAAAAGATTTTGGATATGGAAATAAGATGAATGAAGTCCCAGTTTTAAAAAATAAATATTTAAATTAAGAAATTGAAGATAAAAATAAATGCAGATAAAAATTAAAAATATAAAAATTTGAAGCAGTGGAAAAAAGCAGTGGAAAAAATAATATTCACTTATATTTTAACCATAGCCAGGGCTGCTGCTTTGAATCCTATATAAACTTCTTTTCCAAGTGTTAAGTTTAGCTGTTCCCTGGAGTATTCAGTGACATCCACGAAAAGGCTGATTTCACCCAGATCTACAGTTAGCCTTACCAGGTGGTCTTTAAGTTTCATGCTGATTATTTTTCCTTTGAAGACATTTCTGACGCTGGATTCTTGGGGTTTTAACATAACAAAAATATCTTCGGGGCTTATTAAAACCAGAACTTTGTCACCGATATCAAAGTTTCCTCTTAGGGGAAGGATGACTTTATTGCCATTTAGATAGATGTTTGCAATCTTATTTTCAACATCGATATCCGAAATAGTGCCTTCTATCTCGTTAACATCTGCATGCATTTTTAAAATACTGTTAACTTTTCTATATTCCTTTAATATTATTTTTCCCTGTTCAGTTAACTTACTGCCTCCTCCTCCTCCTTTCCCCCCTCTTTTGGTTGAAACAATTGTGTTATTAACATCATTTTCCAGATCTTCGATGTATTTCAGGGCACTTCTGTAGGGTATTTTCACCTGCTGGGAAGCTTTGGTTATTGAACCACATTCATCTATGTATTTTAAAAGCTCAAATTTCCGGTTATTAAGTAATATTATCTTATTGTCTAATTTCAAACGATATTGTGGTCCGTCTCGTGCATTATCCATTTTTCATACCCCATTTAATAGATATTGTAAGTTGTAATTTCAGTGGAGTTTGGGTGATGAATTAATTCACGCACCTATTATTATTTAATTCACTCACAATAATTAAACATCTTATTATTAAGATTATTTTTAGTTAAGTACACTCATTTAATTTTTGGTTTTCGTTTCATGATTATTAAGAAACTAACCAATCAGGGAAACAACCCATCCCTAACGTAATTCATTCATTAATCGATTTTTTTCTACTTGCGCTTCCCGGTTGGTATAAAATCCCGGTTGATATAGACATTATATCTAATCTAGGTTAAGCTACTTGTTTATTTTATTATTAAATTGTTATTAAAAATAAAATCCAATATCCTTTTAATCCAATATCCTTTTTTCAATAGTATTTTCCCATTTTTTTTATTTTGTTTGACTAAATGACAATGTGATTCCAGAACTATCTGCCCAATTCAGCTTAAAAAATTAGTGTAGGGTGTTGGGATTTTTTTAGGAGTATTCTTATCTAACCAACTCTTTTTACCCAACTCTTGCATGTGTAGTTAATACACTTCAATATATATGAATATCGGCTTGATTGTAGTAGCAATATATAAATATATTAGAAGAATTATGTGTTATCAACACACATAGTGCCAACTAGATTTTTAAAAGTAAATTGCAGTGATGCAGTTCAAATTAAAGTAAGAATCACAGTTTAAAGAACCCATGGAACAATTAAGAAATCCTATTGGTGCTGAGGGTGTCATATTATGTTTGGATTAGTTCCTGGATTGGAATTAGTTCCCTACCACTCAATAGAATATGGAGGTAAAAAATGGTTTCTAATACGAAGGAAGTCAAAGCCTTGGACTTTGATGTAACAAGATCAGCTGAAGAAGAGCGGAAGCTGACCTTCAAAGATGAAGTCTGCATTGGCTGTGGTATATGTGAAAAAGTATGCCCGGTAGAAGCGATAGAACTTGGTGATATCGGAGCCATAGTCCGGACCGATGCTGATGAATCAAAAATTTGCGTTGATGAAAACAAGTGCGTACTATGCGGTATGTGTAGTGTTGGTTGCCCTGTAGACGCTCTAGAATTTACCCTCGATGGTGAATCAATCAAGAACATGGATGTTTATCCAGAACTTCTGTCTTCTGCAGAAATTGATGATGACACATGTATTTACTGTAAAGCATGTGAAACTGCATGTCCCCGTGAAGCAATTACCATTGCCCGGGATTTACCTGACCGCGCAAAGCTGGTTACCGGTGAAATTGAAATCGACAAGGATACTTGTATAAGCTGTGGCATATGTGAGGAAATGTGTCCTGCTGATGCCATAACCATGGACAGCAAAATACCAACCTCAGCCGACCCAACAGTAGCTTCAGACATAAACGTGGACAAAGATAAATGTGTTTACTGTCTGGTATGTAAGAAAGCATGTCCTGTTGATGCCATAATGGCTGCCTGCAGAAGCTGTTCTTACGGTGAATACGACCTGAACCCTGAAGATTCTGAAATAACAGGAAGCTCATTTATTGATGATGACTTATGTGTCCGATGCGGATGGTGTGAAGAAATTTGTCCAGTAGACGCTGCAAAGGTTAAAAAACCATTTAAAGGTGAACTGGCAATTGACCAGGACAAATGTACCACTTGTGGAGCATGTGTAGATATCTGCCCATGTGATGTACTATCATTCCCACAACCTTCAGAATCCGCACAAATGGTGGAAAAAGTATTCAAAGATGAAAAATACTGCATCTACTGTGGTGCCTGTGAAAACGTCTGTCCTGTAGATGCAATAGACGTCAAGAGAACCGATGTGGACTACACCCCTACCAAGTCCAAGTCATGGAAAAACAAGATGGACTCTCTAAGAACCTAAATTTTGGGTGATATATTATGGAACTGAAAGTAGAACAAGATAACTGTCTGGGATGTGGAGTTTGTGTTGTTGCCTGCCCTGTAAACGTATCCATCAGTCCAGAAGTAGCAGGTGGACACGGATCCAAAACAACAGAAACAATCATGATGGTTGAAAACGGAGTAATCAAACTCTTCAGCCCAGAAAAATGCACAAAATGTGGGACATGCCAATTATTCTGCCCTACAGATGCTATATGGCTGGAATGAGGTGTAATAATGACTTATATAGAAAAACCCGTCGTTCCTAAAGTGGTTAAACTAGAAGAACCAACAGCCAAAGAACGAAAAATATTGAATATGATGTTGAACACTGGTTCTGACATCTACCAGGGAGCATGTAAAAAAAGAGGTTCCACCCTTAAGGATGAATACCGAAAAGTGTGTGGAGTTGCTTACATGGACCCTAAGGACATGGCAAAACTGGGCGTTTCCAACTGGGACACCGTTAAGGTCAAAACAGATTGGGGAGAAGTAGTGGTTTGTTCTGTCCACTCCAGGGATGCACCTCACGAAGGGACCATATTCATACCCAAAGGCCCCTGGGCTAATGTGATCACCAGTCACGAAACCTACTGCTGCTGTGACCCCACCTATAAGGGGATCTACTGCACAGTGGAAAAATCAGACGAAGAAGTTTTATTAATGGCTGACCTCATGAGAGCAGTCTATAAAAAATATGTTAAAGACGAAGAATCCATCCCTGGGTTAGAATCACTCGGTGAGATGCCCGTCTACAAAAAGAAATAAGGAGGCCGATTAAAGTGGCATACGAACCGCCTATAACTGATTATGATGAAATCGTAGAAAACGGCACCTGCGCATTTTGCGGATGTAACTGCGATGATTTAGATTTCTTAGTAAAAGATGGGCACGTAGTCGGTGTACGACACGCCTGTCGACTCGGCGCCAGTAAAGTCATGGAAGACATGGACCAGAGACTTATGGTACCAATGATCCGTGATGAAAACGGTGAACTACAGGAAGTTGATTGGGACACTGCCCTGGACAAAGCTGCCGAGCTCATTGCCGGTGCTGTCCGACCTATATTCTATGGTTGGAGTGAAACATCCATAGAAACTATGAAACACGGTATCCGACTGGGTGAACTAGTGGGAGCTGTTCTGGATAACCAGGCCACAATCTGTCACGGCCCATCCCTACAAGCTGTACAAAACGCAGGATATCCTATTGCAACCCTGGGAGAAGTTAAAAACCGGGCAGACATGATTGTTTACAGTGGAAGTAACCCAATGAACTCTCACCCACGGCACCTGGCCCGATACAGTACCTTCCCCCGTGGATGGTTCAGACAAAGAGGTCGATTTGACCGTACTCTAATTACCATGGACCCCAAATACAGTGACACCGCAAAAATGTCCGACATATGGGTAGGATTTGATCAAAACGGTGACTATGGATTCTACAACGCAATAAGGGCCGCTGTAAAAGGAAAAGAAATTGACCAGGACTATGTTTCTGGTATCCCCAAAGAAGACATCATGGAATTAGCCGAAGCAATGAAAAATGTCCAGTTTGGAGCATTATTCTTCGGTCTGGGTTTGACTCACACTCTCTCCAAGCAGAGGAACATTGACATGGCAATTGAAATGTTAGTGGACCTTAACGAGCACACTAAATGGGTGCTAACTCCTATGAGGGGTCACTTCAACGTGAATGGATTTAACATTTTCATGGCCTATGAATGTGGATTCCCCTACGGTGTGGACTACTGCCGTGGATATCAAAGATACATGAACGGGGAAACCAACACCATAGATCTGTTAACCAGGGAAGAATGCGATGTATTCATGGTAATAGCTGCAGATCCTGGAGCTCATTACCCTGGAGGTGCAGTTAAACGCCTGGCAGAAATTCCTGTTATTCAGGTAGACATCCACTGGGGACCATCTACTGAGATAGCTGACGTGGTACTTCCTGGATCGTTTATCGGTGTAGAATGTGCTGGTACCAGCTACCGAATGGATGGTGTACCTATATACATGAAAAAGGCCGTAGACAAACCTGAAACATGCAGGGATGATGAATGGATCATCAGAGAGCTGCACGAAAGGGTTCAAAAAATCAAAGCTGAAGAGGCCGCAGCAGCTAGCAAATAAGGTGATATCATGGAATATATACTAAAAAATGGTATAGTTTACGACCCGGCCAACAATGTAGCGGGTGAAAAGAAGGATGTCATGTTCAAGGATGGAAAGATCGTTGAAAATGTCTCTTCTGATGCAAAAGTCCTGGATGTGACTGATAAAATAGTCATGCCTGCTGGTATTGACCCTCACGCCCACGTTGCAGGACCAAAACTCGTTGTTGGTAGGATTTACCGACCAGAAGACTCAAGGAAAGGTGTAGTGGCTCCAACAGATGTCTGTAGACCTGAATCAGGATTTTCCATACCTAGTTGTCCTGCAACAGGATACAGGTACTCCCGTATGGGTTACGGAACAGTAACTGAAGCTGCAATGCCCCCTCTAGAAGCCAAACACACCCATGAAGAGATCATGGCCATACCAAACATCGATATTACTCCATTACCCCTGTTTGGAAACAACTGGTTTGTACTGCAGTACGCCAAAGAAGGACAAATCGATGAACTGGCTGCATTTATATCTGCCTGGTTGAAAATAACCAAAGGTTACGGAATAAAAATCGTAAACCCCTGTGGAACTGAAGCATGGGGTTGGGGTGGAAACGTTCACGGTATTGATGACCCTGCACCCTACTTTGATGTAACCGGTAGAGAAGTAGTAAGGGCTCTGGCACAGGCCAATGAAATGTTAGGGTTACCACATTCCATACACGTGCACCCTAACGACCTAGGACACCCAGGAAACTTCCCCACCACTGTGAACACTCTTGACTGCGTTAAGGACATAGAGAAGAACAGTTCTGTGCGAAACCAGACCATACACTTAACTCATGCACAATTCCACTCCTATGCTGGAACCAGCTGGAGAGATGTTGAATCCGGTGCAGATAAAGTTGCAGATTACATAAACAAAAACAAACACGTAACCTGTGATATAGGTCAGATAACTCTGGATGAAACCACCACCATGACCGCTGATGGTCCTATGGAATTCGACTTGCACCAGTTAAATGGTCTTAAATGGGCTAACAAAGACATCGAACTGGAAACCGGATCTGGAATTGTTCCATTCATTTACTCTGGAAAAGCACCAGTTCCTTCCTTCCAATGGGGTGTAGGACTTGAACTCTTCCTCCGAATCAAAGACCCATGGCAGGTATGTCTGACCACTGACCACCCCAATGCTGGTCCATTTATCCGCTACCCCAGAATCATCTCCTGGCTCATGAGCGCAGAGCGCAGACAGGAAATGATGGACAACCTGGAAGTACGGGTATGGTCATACAAACGAACCGGACTTGGAACTTTAGACCGGGAATACGACTTCAACGAAATAGCAACCATCACCAGGGCTGCTGCTGCTAAAATCTATGGATATCAGGATAGGGGAGCATTAACACCAGGTTACAATGCAGACATAGCTGTGTACGACCTGAACCCCAACGACATAGATCCATCTAAAGAACCAGCTGCCATAGAACATGCCTTTGGAAACGCCATGTACACCATCAAAGATGGTCAAATACTGGTTAAAGATGGAGAAGTTGTGAAAGTTGTGCCTAGCCGCACCCTATGGACCAATGTGCAAGGTTTCGAAGAACAGGAAAAAGCAGTAATGGAAAAGGTAATGCCTACATTCAGGCGCTTCTACACTGTCAAATTCGAAAACTACAAAGTACAGGACCACTTCACACCTAACCCAGTCATAACAACGGTCCAGGCAAGTAAATAAGGGGGTATCAAAAGTGAAAACAATAACATTAACACTAAAGAAAAAATCCCAAATAGCCCTGGAGTTCGATGAGCTCATCCCGGATGAAGTGTTCACTTGGGAAAAAGCCGACTTCGAAAACTATCAGGTGCCAGTTGGAAACCGAAGATTCCCACTAACCGACTACTTCGACATTGAAGTGGAAGGAACAGCAGCAGGTCCTGAAGAAGTGAAAATGGTCCTCGAAGGTGACTGTGGCCGAGTAAAATATATCGGCTGTAAAATGGGCGCCGGAGAGATCACTATAAATGGAGATGCTGATCTTCACTGTGGAGCAGAAATGACTGGCGGTAAAATCACCGTTAATGGTGATGCCGAAAGTTACGCTGGCCGTGAAATGAAAGGTGGAGAACTGGAAATCATGGGTAATACCCGAGAATTCTGTGGATGCTCCTATATCGGTGACTGGAGAGGAATGAGTGGAGGTAAAATTATCCTCCACGGAAACGCTGGTAAACAACTCGGAGAATGTCTATCCGGTGGAGAAATCTACGTCAAAGGAGACTGCGATATTTTAGCAGGAATCCACATGAGTAAAGGTTTCATCCAGATCGATGGAGATGTTACTCGCTGGCCTGGTGGTCAGATGAAAAACGGTAACGTCTTAATCAATGGAGAACTGGGAATGCTCCTGGAAGGATTTGTTTATGACGAAGTTGTCCGGGACCCTGTGATTGAAGGTAAAAACTTCTCTGGAAAATACATCAAATACACCGGGGATATTGCAGTAAACGGTAAAGGTGGACTGTACCTCAACGCAGAAAAGAACAGGAAATACTTATAATTCCTGTTTTTTATTTCTTATTTTTTTTCAAAAACCATTTTTTTTAAACCCAAAATTTCAGCAAAATTTAAGTAACACTTTATCTACATTTAATTAAAAATTCAAATTATAATCAACTTCACGTGATTTTTATGGAAGAAGAAACATTTTTAAAGGCCGAAGAGATCATTGATTACATTCGGGACAATGTCAAAACCCACGACACCCTTGAAATTTCATATAACCGAATTTACGCTCCAGGAGAAGTTTTAGGGGTTGAAATGCAGGAGGAATACGGGGAAGAATTTCTGGAAGTCACCCTACACTTGAATGGAGATCTGGTCAATCAGGTAGTACGCATAAACATGCACGCCATCAAGGATGATCTCATAGAAATCAGGCATACCCATGGAGAAGAGCTCAAGGTGATCATGGCAGAATCATAGCTACTGCACATCATTAAATAAAAATATTGAAATGATTAAAAATATTTGATATGATCATTTTTTGTATGATCATCCTTAAATTAATCAAAATATAAGTATTAAGTACTGAATTTATTCAAGCAGTGATTTTAGGGCAGTAAAATTTCATACGCAATTTGAGGTGTTATGATGGTTCGTGACCTGAATATGGATTGTGAAGAAGCAATTGAATACATCAAAAATAACGTAAAGAACTATGATAAGATTGAAATGTCTTATAATCGGGTTTTTACTCCTGGTGAGGTTATAAACATTGAAACCTGTGTACTCAAAGGTGGACAAAAGAGTTGCACAGTGTTAGTCCATTTAGATGGCGACACTATTCATAATACTGTAAATATTGACCTTGAAAAGATAAAGTACGATTTAATTGAGGTTCGGCACTTTCCCCAGGATGGTGAAGAAACATTAATCACCATTGACACCTGTGAAGAATAGTTGTATTTTCAGGTCCCAATTTGAGGATTAAAACAAAACCTGAAAAGATTTAATACAGTCTTCACATTCTTTTTTTAAAATTTATACAATTCATTCCATCTTTATTCAATTTATTCCCATTTTATTCAATTTAACTAGTTTTACCCTTGATTTGTTCGGATGTTAACTTTTGGAAAAATCAATTTATGATAACTGATTTGTAATGTCACTGAGCCCAATTTTCATAAGTATCGTCATTGCCTTATTTTTTGTATTGATGGCTGTGAGTGAGTCTGTAGACATGGGGGGCATGTATAATACTTCTTCATCATCTATGGCTAACATTATCATATTTCTGTATTCAACCATTAACAAAGCTTCTTTGTATATTTCGAATTGTTTTTGATCTTTGGTTTTAGATGATGCAACGATATTAAGCATATCTTCTTCATTTACAACCTGAAAATTGCCTTTTTTGTTTTTAAAGTCTTCTTTTAATCTTTCAAATGAGCTTGTCTCTGAGAATAGGACTATATCCAGTTTTAAATTTGTATCTGCATTTTCAAGATATTTAATGTACTTGGGAGATGATATCATGAATATGCTTTCTTTAGCATTTTGGATCATGTCTTTAATTTTATAATTTATGCTTTCTCCATTGAAAACGTTCCATAATGACTCAGAAGATTTGGGCACGAATTTTTCTTTATCCATAATTGAAAAAATCTTTTTTGCTTTTTCTTTTGCATCAATATGTGTTTTTAATAAAACTTCCAGTCCTATTTCTGGAGGTAATGCTTGATAAGCCATGGGTCTGGTATTGATTAAAGACACCAGTCCCTTTTCTTCGAGAAGACGAAGACTTTCGTATGTATTTGGTTTGGATAGGCCTAAAAATTCTATAAGCGTTTTGACTTCGGAATTATTCATCATTGCGAGGGTTATGTATATCTTTGCCTCAGATTCAAGAAGTCCGAGGTCCATCAATGATTTAATTAATTCCTGAGGAATTTCATTCATACAATATCTCCGGTTTTTTGTTGTTAATTAATGAGGTTTTTGTTGTTAGATAATGAATTACTGTATAAAATTTTGTATATGCTGTAATATTTAAAGTTATTAGTTGTTGTATGTCTAACAACTGTTTCCAAAAAATATAAATACCAAAAGATATTATTTTTGTTGTAATGTATCTAACAACTAATATGTAATGTATTTAACAAATATGAAATTATATTTTAGAAGATTAAAGTGCATTCAAATTTCAAAATTAAGTTAGTCGGAGAATTAAAAAAAGCATTCAATGCTTTTAGTTGATTTATTTTTACAATTCATACTATAATGGTGGTTAAATTGGAAATAAATCAATATACAAAAATTATTGGGCTTTAATTTTCTTATAATGGCTGAATTTTGTCATAATGCCTTTAATTTTGTCATAAAAAGATGGAGATAAAATGATTGAAAATACTACCAAAATAATTGAAAATAAAAAGGGTTTAGGATCCTCCCCAATTTTTGTGATGATAGTCCTTGCTTTGGGTGTGTTCATGACAGCAATGGATGCCTATATATTCGTGCCGGCACTACCAACCATAATTGGAGACCTGCACACTTCCTTTAATTGGGCAACATGGACTTTAACAACTTACATGTTGTTTATGACCGCAATTATGGCACTTGCAGGGAAATTATCTGATGTATTCGGCCGGAAAAAATTATATATCACTGGTGTGGCCACCTTCGTCATAGGATCAGTTACAGCCAGCTTATCCTGGGATATATATTCATTAATAGCTTCAATGGGTTTACAGGGTATTGGTGCGGGTATTGTTCTGCCTGCGGCCTTATCCAGTATGAATGATTCTGCTCCTGAAAATCAAAGAGGAAAAACAATGGGTGTGCTCATGGCAATGTCATCCATTGCCACCATAGTAGGACCAAACATAGGTGGTTTCCTGATCCAAAATTTTGGTTGGAGAACTGTATTCTACATCAACATTCCCCTGGGGATCGTGGCAATTATCCTCGCTTTCAGGTTCAAAGAAACATATGGAGATCAAAATCAGCATATTGACTACATTGGATCAGCATTACTTGTAGGAGCAATAGCCTCTATGTTATTGGGCATTATAGGGCTGGAAAGCGCACCATTTACTGATGTAACTGTGTTCCCACTACTCATAGCTGCTGCGATCCTATTCATTGCACTGATTACATACGAAAAACGAGTATCAGAACCAATATTAGATATAGACATGCTAAAAAAGCCTAAAATCCTATCACTTAACTTTGCAATTCTTTTATCAGGGATTGGTACATTTATGGCATTTACATATGTACCAACCTTTGCCCAGACAGTATTACATTTGAATGTGCAGGACAGTGGTACGGTGTTGACTCCCCTTTCTGTAGCAGTGTGTATAACTGCCATATTGGGTGGATTTCTTTTAGATAAATTCGGATCTAAACGTATGCTCCTGTTAGGATCACCTCTCCTAATCGCAGGACTCTTCGGATTGTCATACTATGTCACAGATTCAACAGGTCTGGCAATTTGCTTAGC belongs to uncultured Methanobacterium sp. and includes:
- the mobB gene encoding molybdopterin-guanine dinucleotide biosynthesis protein B, which produces MKILAVVGTKNTGKTTLVTMIVQELVKRGHQVATIKHTHHDLDVEGKDTWKHRKAGAKMVVGSGESTFFLINKQIELERILKSIKNIDEPDYVIIEGFKHVDYPKISTTPAKDDFTLANVDVFNIKPEDVVELVDQVEKRTYGLIPGSNCGECGFETCLDMAKAIIRGDASEKMCKMKKFKEVELFIGDVSIPLNPFVQDFIKKSVMGMVESLKTGEADKSCENIELTIRTDEGDIQ
- a CDS encoding formylmethanofuran dehydrogenase subunit B: MAYEPPITDYDEIVENGTCAFCGCNCDDLDFLVKDGHVVGVRHACRLGASKVMEDMDQRLMVPMIRDENGELQEVDWDTALDKAAELIAGAVRPIFYGWSETSIETMKHGIRLGELVGAVLDNQATICHGPSLQAVQNAGYPIATLGEVKNRADMIVYSGSNPMNSHPRHLARYSTFPRGWFRQRGRFDRTLITMDPKYSDTAKMSDIWVGFDQNGDYGFYNAIRAAVKGKEIDQDYVSGIPKEDIMELAEAMKNVQFGALFFGLGLTHTLSKQRNIDMAIEMLVDLNEHTKWVLTPMRGHFNVNGFNIFMAYECGFPYGVDYCRGYQRYMNGETNTIDLLTREECDVFMVIAADPGAHYPGGAVKRLAEIPVIQVDIHWGPSTEIADVVLPGSFIGVECAGTSYRMDGVPIYMKKAVDKPETCRDDEWIIRELHERVQKIKAEEAAAASK
- the fwdF gene encoding tungsten-dependent formylmethanofuran dehydrogenase subunit FwdF, coding for MVSNTKEVKALDFDVTRSAEEERKLTFKDEVCIGCGICEKVCPVEAIELGDIGAIVRTDADESKICVDENKCVLCGMCSVGCPVDALEFTLDGESIKNMDVYPELLSSAEIDDDTCIYCKACETACPREAITIARDLPDRAKLVTGEIEIDKDTCISCGICEEMCPADAITMDSKIPTSADPTVASDINVDKDKCVYCLVCKKACPVDAIMAACRSCSYGEYDLNPEDSEITGSSFIDDDLCVRCGWCEEICPVDAAKVKKPFKGELAIDQDKCTTCGACVDICPCDVLSFPQPSESAQMVEKVFKDEKYCIYCGACENVCPVDAIDVKRTDVDYTPTKSKSWKNKMDSLRT
- a CDS encoding 4Fe-4S binding protein — encoded protein: MELKVEQDNCLGCGVCVVACPVNVSISPEVAGGHGSKTTETIMMVENGVIKLFSPEKCTKCGTCQLFCPTDAIWLE
- the moaA gene encoding GTP 3',8-cyclase MoaA — its product is MKTDNFQRPIISLRISITNRCNIRCFYCHHDGIIPQEYEMTPSEIERIALIAKKIGIKKIRLSGGEPLIRKDIVDITSRVSALKFKDVAITTNGTYLEKYASQLKEAGLNRVNVSFDTLNPETYRFITKSNYVEKVKKGIIKAGEVGLYPVKVNMVVMKDLNHEEVWDMFQFCKDNNAILQIIELLKAESCPDEDFFDDYHYDIGIIEEELTKKATDIKTRTFMQDRKKYFLEGGEIEVVRPMDNTEFCKNCTRLRITPEGKLKPCLLRNDNLVDLMEPLRQGASDDELEELFLKAIQNRTPFYGKC
- a CDS encoding molybdopterin dinucleotide binding domain-containing protein; translated protein: MTYIEKPVVPKVVKLEEPTAKERKILNMMLNTGSDIYQGACKKRGSTLKDEYRKVCGVAYMDPKDMAKLGVSNWDTVKVKTDWGEVVVCSVHSRDAPHEGTIFIPKGPWANVITSHETYCCCDPTYKGIYCTVEKSDEEVLLMADLMRAVYKKYVKDEESIPGLESLGEMPVYKKK
- a CDS encoding TOBE domain-containing protein; protein product: MDNARDGPQYRLKLDNKIILLNNRKFELLKYIDECGSITKASQQVKIPYRSALKYIEDLENDVNNTIVSTKRGGKGGGGGSKLTEQGKIILKEYRKVNSILKMHADVNEIEGTISDIDVENKIANIYLNGNKVILPLRGNFDIGDKVLVLISPEDIFVMLKPQESSVRNVFKGKIISMKLKDHLVRLTVDLGEISLFVDVTEYSREQLNLTLGKEVYIGFKAAALAMVKI